Proteins encoded together in one Natranaerovirga hydrolytica window:
- a CDS encoding radical SAM protein translates to MKYKEYKTILSKKNNMNIYRGCTHGCIYCDSRSEVYGMTYTFENIEVKTNSVELLEKELSKKREKCMITTGAMSDPYIPLENELKNTRKCLEIIEKHGFGVSILTKSDLVLRDIDILKRINQKSKCVVQMTLTTYDEELCKILEPNVCTTQRRFEVLLEMHKAGIPTVVWLTPILPFINDNEENILGILDYCKQAKITGLLTFGMGMTLRYGNREYYYQKLEQHFPSLKKGYMRKYGSSYGIKSPNNQKLTRIIKQFCKDNNIIYGGKEVFEFCTLFPEQNQQLTLFDGDQYEVPQATNKRENR, encoded by the coding sequence GTGAAATATAAAGAATATAAAACAATCTTATCAAAAAAGAACAATATGAATATATATCGTGGTTGCACTCACGGTTGCATATATTGTGATTCTAGAAGTGAAGTCTATGGGATGACCTATACTTTTGAAAATATAGAGGTTAAAACAAATTCCGTGGAATTACTGGAAAAGGAATTATCTAAAAAGCGAGAGAAATGTATGATTACGACTGGTGCTATGTCAGACCCATATATACCTCTGGAAAATGAATTAAAGAACACAAGAAAGTGTCTTGAAATCATAGAAAAACATGGATTTGGTGTATCTATACTAACGAAATCGGATCTGGTTTTGCGGGATATAGATATTTTAAAAAGAATCAATCAGAAATCTAAATGCGTGGTACAAATGACGCTTACAACTTATGATGAAGAACTTTGTAAAATTTTAGAGCCTAATGTCTGTACAACCCAAAGGCGTTTTGAAGTATTATTAGAAATGCATAAAGCGGGCATACCAACTGTAGTTTGGTTAACGCCCATACTGCCTTTTATAAATGATAATGAGGAAAATATTTTAGGGATTTTAGACTACTGCAAACAAGCAAAAATAACAGGATTGCTGACTTTTGGAATGGGAATGACTTTACGTTATGGCAATAGAGAATACTATTACCAAAAACTAGAACAACATTTTCCCAGCTTAAAGAAGGGATATATGAGAAAATATGGCTCATCTTACGGAATTAAAAGTCCAAACAATCAAAAACTCACTAGAATCATTAAGCAGTTTTGCAAAGATAACAATATAATTTATGGGGGAAAAGAAGTTTTTGAGTTTTGTACCCTTTTTCCAGAGCAGAATCAACAACTGACTCTATTTGATGGAGATCAGTACGAGGTACCCCAAGCAACAAACAAAAGAGAAAATCGCTAA
- a CDS encoding methyl-accepting chemotaxis protein, protein MGLTDLHEYLGYYRAKKFELDLPEGKPIHDITTIQECIRYNKDTYADISPDVYGIPIKTIFTPIYGLNNEIIGTLSSGIDLQDNKKLVASIKELTELIATSSENVTQVSRSAESLAESGQISVVKAQELAAKNKHTSEILKFIKNIATQTNLLGLNAAIEASRAGEYGKGFAVVAEEVRKLAAQSQEAAQKIQQTVSEMNSAVSEISESIESTGSISQQQAAMTQEILSNLEHINKTASELDIFVERYR, encoded by the coding sequence GTGGGTCTGACAGACCTTCATGAATATTTAGGCTACTATCGTGCCAAGAAATTTGAATTAGACTTGCCAGAAGGAAAACCCATTCATGATATTACCACTATTCAAGAGTGTATCCGCTACAATAAAGATACTTATGCAGATATATCTCCGGATGTATATGGCATTCCTATTAAAACCATTTTTACGCCTATTTATGGTCTCAATAACGAGATTATTGGAACATTAAGCTCGGGTATTGATTTGCAGGATAACAAAAAATTGGTTGCAAGCATTAAAGAATTAACGGAATTGATTGCCACTTCTTCAGAAAATGTGACACAAGTATCTCGAAGTGCTGAAAGTCTTGCAGAATCTGGACAAATTTCTGTAGTAAAAGCTCAAGAACTTGCGGCAAAAAACAAACACACTTCTGAAATTCTTAAATTCATTAAGAATATAGCTACCCAAACAAATTTGCTGGGATTAAACGCTGCTATAGAAGCTTCTCGTGCAGGAGAATATGGTAAAGGATTTGCTGTAGTTGCAGAAGAAGTACGTAAATTGGCAGCCCAGTCTCAAGAAGCAGCTCAAAAAATTCAACAAACGGTGTCAGAAATGAATAGTGCCGTTTCAGAAATTAGTGAGTCTATTGAAAGTACAGGTTCTATAAGTCAACAACAGGCAGCTATGACTCAAGAGATATTATCTAATCTAGAACATATTAATAAAACGGCTAGTGAATTAGATATCTTTGTAGAACGCTATCGTTAA